A section of the Gloeobacter violaceus PCC 7421 genome encodes:
- a CDS encoding c-type heme family protein codes for MSTEIHSTFYEPMFKNLRLGAKFGLILLLASACTIVGSGAMLSFVLQQNAEREIASKAGMLMQTMLAIRQYTDLNVEPAILSGQMSDETDFHPERIPSFSATTVFENLRGNEEYRSFFYKEAAPNPTNLRDKADAFEEALVGRFRSETATKEISGFREQPGGEVFYVARPLKVSEPSCLQCHSTPEIAPKSMLNVYGDKNGFGWKLGEIIAIQLISVPVEAVYASAVRSWVLVVSILAGFFVIFAGVITVLLRQTVTLPIVRMAQTAEQVSTGQSSDNFPEDAGDEIGMLGKAFNRMKASLEIAFKMLGEHSR; via the coding sequence GTGAGCACCGAAATACACTCTACTTTTTACGAGCCGATGTTCAAGAACCTCAGACTCGGAGCCAAGTTCGGCCTCATCCTGTTGCTCGCTTCCGCCTGCACGATCGTGGGCAGCGGCGCGATGCTCTCGTTTGTCCTGCAGCAGAACGCCGAGCGCGAAATCGCCTCGAAGGCGGGGATGCTCATGCAGACGATGCTCGCCATTCGCCAGTACACCGACTTGAACGTCGAACCTGCCATTCTTTCAGGTCAGATGAGCGACGAGACCGACTTTCACCCGGAGCGCATTCCGTCTTTTTCGGCCACCACCGTCTTTGAGAACCTGCGCGGCAACGAGGAGTACCGGAGTTTTTTCTATAAAGAGGCCGCCCCCAACCCGACCAACCTGCGCGACAAGGCGGACGCTTTTGAAGAAGCCCTGGTCGGGCGCTTTCGCAGCGAAACCGCCACCAAAGAAATCAGCGGTTTTCGTGAACAGCCCGGCGGCGAAGTGTTCTACGTCGCCCGGCCTTTAAAGGTGTCCGAGCCCAGTTGCCTGCAGTGCCACAGCACCCCGGAGATAGCCCCCAAGAGCATGCTGAATGTCTACGGCGACAAAAACGGCTTCGGGTGGAAACTGGGCGAAATCATCGCCATCCAGCTCATCTCCGTGCCGGTCGAAGCGGTCTACGCGAGTGCGGTGCGCTCCTGGGTGCTGGTGGTGAGCATCCTGGCGGGCTTTTTTGTAATTTTTGCCGGGGTGATCACGGTGCTGCTCAGGCAAACGGTCACCCTCCCGATTGTGCGCATGGCCCAGACCGCCGAGCAGGTGAGCACAGGCCAATCGAGCGACAACTTTCCTGAAGATGCGGGTGATGAGATTGGCATGCTCGGCAAAGCCTTCAACCGCATGAAGGCGAGTCTGGAGATCGCCTTCAAGATGCTGGGCGAGCACAGCCGTTGA
- a CDS encoding neprosin family prolyl endopeptidase, with translation MMECPPGKFPQKLIYERPFKAPLIPLKKQNSEQNKKEEEVPRPEPSQNSDATTNAPVYNPGDKLYRYYAAATSPNNVPNSGVQANITVGKANFDIVKKDASLTQLATLSSDGGNVVEIGWQVDEEVYLDKQIYLYAARYVKGAFLPAINTSSGYKPISGAPVTIAQELTGGGNASFAIAHKAASGSLPARWALSYNGTEFGYFPDTVWSGSFTQGAIVGAQGEVISPRGKGTCTDMGNGVLGNSTSATPAKFTNLAYLKTGSGTAAYPPDIFEPPSVSSQYTFGGQSSGSLSQFGFGGPGIGKCAKPAQKPLSFDNTCNADLLAYLNGSQRVTYNASGSQTTLSNFGITGDIAMPGNYLGSGFANLTVFRPSTGQWYANPTNTGTTAPLLASGLGYIGDVPLAGDFNGDGLTDAAYWRRYDNHWLYYSKPDNAIVDLGAYGDDSPQDVFIVGDANADGLADRIVYRYSNATWYFAYTGSGTNNLVAAFPGVDGYWLPQAYDFNGDGAVDEGMYDTLTGHWLVRDHYNRQIYDYGYYGGPVFTPVVDDFNCDGRVDLGVYNNGTTDFAHWFILMTNNGQQFDQGYLFREQRTQLTYQFYPPSYVQPTTPILIDIAGDGFDLSDEFGGVDFDITATGVPMHLAWTKADTDDAWLVLDRDGNGRIDNGKELFGNFTPQPRTGEPNGFLALAKFDKPGDGGNGDGRIDAKDAVFAQLRLWQDTNHDGVSAPGELRTLRAMGVAGLGLNYAESRRTDAYGNQFRYRGLVQSVPGAPVGRVAYDVLLRFETKETAGLRAAGPQAAAQVEPRFELPPGGFPITEAAIVHDLATLRR, from the coding sequence ATGATGGAATGCCCTCCAGGCAAATTTCCCCAGAAGCTAATCTACGAGCGCCCGTTCAAGGCACCCTTGATTCCACTGAAGAAACAGAATTCGGAACAAAACAAAAAGGAAGAGGAAGTTCCCCGGCCAGAACCGTCCCAAAATTCCGATGCCACGACGAACGCACCTGTTTATAACCCTGGTGATAAACTATATCGCTATTACGCAGCAGCAACCAGCCCGAATAATGTCCCTAACAGTGGTGTACAGGCTAACATCACAGTTGGAAAAGCAAACTTTGATATAGTCAAAAAAGACGCCTCCCTTACACAACTCGCAACGCTTTCATCGGATGGTGGTAACGTAGTTGAAATTGGTTGGCAGGTCGATGAAGAAGTATACTTGGACAAGCAAATCTATCTCTACGCAGCGCGTTACGTAAAAGGGGCATTTCTTCCTGCTATTAACACCAGCTCTGGCTATAAGCCAATTTCGGGGGCACCGGTGACCATTGCGCAAGAGCTCACAGGTGGGGGAAATGCTTCTTTTGCGATTGCTCACAAAGCCGCTTCAGGGAGCTTGCCTGCTCGATGGGCACTTTCTTACAATGGTACAGAGTTTGGTTATTTCCCCGATACTGTGTGGTCTGGAAGCTTTACTCAAGGTGCGATAGTAGGTGCTCAGGGCGAAGTCATTTCACCGAGAGGTAAAGGCACCTGCACGGATATGGGCAATGGTGTACTTGGTAATTCCACTTCGGCCACACCAGCCAAGTTTACAAACTTGGCTTACCTGAAGACTGGTAGTGGTACTGCAGCGTATCCTCCCGACATTTTTGAACCACCCAGCGTGTCAAGTCAGTACACCTTCGGTGGCCAGTCGAGCGGTTCGCTGTCCCAGTTCGGTTTTGGCGGACCGGGAATTGGCAAGTGCGCTAAGCCGGCACAAAAGCCCCTCAGCTTCGACAATACCTGCAACGCCGACTTGCTTGCCTACTTGAACGGCAGCCAACGCGTCACCTACAACGCCTCCGGCTCTCAAACCACCCTCTCCAATTTCGGTATCACCGGCGACATCGCCATGCCCGGCAATTACCTCGGCTCCGGCTTCGCCAACCTCACTGTCTTTCGCCCCTCCACCGGGCAGTGGTATGCCAACCCCACCAACACCGGCACCACCGCCCCACTGCTGGCCTCAGGCCTCGGCTACATCGGCGATGTGCCCCTGGCGGGTGACTTCAACGGCGACGGACTCACCGACGCCGCTTACTGGCGCAGGTACGACAACCACTGGCTCTACTACTCCAAACCCGATAATGCCATCGTTGATCTGGGGGCTTACGGCGACGATTCCCCCCAAGACGTGTTCATCGTCGGCGACGCCAACGCCGACGGCCTCGCCGACCGGATTGTCTACCGCTACAGCAACGCCACCTGGTACTTCGCCTATACCGGCAGCGGCACCAACAACCTGGTGGCCGCCTTCCCCGGAGTGGACGGCTACTGGCTACCGCAGGCCTATGACTTCAACGGCGATGGTGCGGTGGACGAGGGGATGTACGACACCCTCACCGGCCACTGGCTGGTGCGCGACCACTACAACCGCCAGATCTACGACTACGGCTACTACGGCGGCCCGGTGTTCACCCCCGTTGTGGACGATTTCAACTGCGACGGGCGGGTGGACCTGGGGGTGTACAACAACGGCACCACCGACTTCGCCCACTGGTTCATTCTGATGACCAACAACGGCCAGCAGTTTGACCAGGGTTACCTATTCCGGGAGCAACGGACCCAACTGACCTACCAGTTCTACCCACCCAGCTACGTGCAACCCACCACCCCCATCCTTATCGACATTGCTGGCGACGGCTTTGATCTGAGCGACGAGTTCGGCGGGGTGGACTTCGACATCACCGCCACGGGAGTGCCGATGCACCTGGCATGGACTAAAGCGGACACCGACGATGCCTGGTTGGTGCTCGACCGCGACGGCAATGGCCGTATCGACAACGGCAAGGAACTGTTCGGCAACTTCACGCCCCAACCAAGAACGGGCGAACCGAACGGGTTTTTGGCCCTGGCGAAGTTCGACAAGCCGGGTGACGGCGGTAACGGCGACGGGCGCATCGATGCAAAAGACGCGGTGTTCGCACAATTGCGGCTGTGGCAAGACACCAATCACGACGGCGTCTCGGCTCCCGGCGAACTGCGTACCCTCCGGGCAATGGGAGTGGCGGGGCTGGGGTTGAACTACGCCGAGTCGCGGCGGACGGACGCGTACGGCAACCAGTTCCGGTACCGGGGTTTGGTGCAGAGCGTGCCGGGTGCGCCGGTGGGCCGGGTGGCGTATGACGTGCTGCTGCGATTCGAGACGAAGGAGACGGCGGGATTGCGGGCGGCGGGTCCGCAGGCGGCGGCGCAGGTGGAGCCGCGGTTCGAGTTGCCGCCGGGGGGCTTTCCGATCACCGAAGCGGCAATCGTGCATGACCTGGCGACTTTGCGGCGCTAG
- a CDS encoding NAD(P)H-dependent oxidoreductase yields the protein MARTRRVLILFAHPALEKSRMNRQLVQAVQGMDFVTIHDLYEAYPNFYIDVKHEQELLLAHDIIVFQHPFYWYSSPAILKEWQDLVLEYGFAYGYEGTALRGKKFLSAITTGGGEQAYSREGHNYFTIRELLAPFEQTARLCGMEYLPPFVIQGTHQLREKQQIANHVEDYRKAIAALRDDAVDWERLRQSRHFNHDLAQLLPAQEIVHRV from the coding sequence ATGGCCCGTACCCGTCGAGTGTTGATTCTATTTGCCCACCCGGCACTGGAAAAATCGCGGATGAATCGACAGCTCGTTCAAGCCGTTCAAGGCATGGACTTCGTCACCATTCACGATCTGTACGAGGCGTATCCCAATTTCTACATCGACGTCAAACACGAGCAGGAGTTGCTGCTCGCCCATGACATCATCGTCTTCCAGCATCCTTTTTACTGGTACAGCAGCCCGGCCATCCTCAAAGAATGGCAGGACCTGGTGCTGGAGTACGGCTTTGCCTACGGGTATGAGGGCACGGCTTTGCGGGGCAAGAAGTTTTTAAGTGCGATCACCACCGGCGGCGGCGAACAGGCCTATAGCCGTGAGGGGCACAACTACTTCACCATCCGCGAGTTGCTGGCTCCTTTTGAGCAGACGGCCCGCCTGTGCGGCATGGAGTATCTGCCCCCATTCGTCATCCAGGGCACGCACCAGTTGCGCGAGAAGCAGCAAATCGCCAATCACGTCGAGGACTACCGCAAGGCGATTGCAGCATTGCGCGACGATGCCGTCGACTGGGAGCGCCTCCGGCAAAGCCGCCACTTCAACCACGACCTCGCCCAGCTGCTCCCGGCCCAGGAGATCGTCCACCGTGTCTAA
- a CDS encoding serine/threonine-protein kinase, producing MSEISLPTVANFQGRRDPLLGRTVGRYRLVEKIGVGGMGSVYRAVHVEIDDLTAAVKLLSQSLNTNDLHQRFRNEAAICARLSERSPYIVQIYDYGILDDLDLPYFTMEFLKGHALDDLAGSPLPVEQVVAIGVQLCEGLQVAHDLGVVHRDLKPGNIYLSGDPQSGWRVKILDFGIAKLVSDAMVYGERRQLTHGYLGTPRYSAPEQLRGEAVTVLSDVYGLGMILYELFSGTDPFALVDQSFNSWYHAHTERMPRAMAQANPYRAVPPAVERVVLACLQKDPRSRPAGMREIAQLLRSAVHSEPSRPLRRDETRIAYPLELNANQLDRLQKHLAALIGPIAPILMRQAQALAQDAQDLVERLSEQLPEKQRPSFSQKAMDLLGATPSRPPSTNPGAAPSPALDPNFVQRCERELAHFVGPIAARLVQVASQSSHLTQADLIDRLAAQIGDPTKAAQFRRRLS from the coding sequence TTGAGCGAAATTTCCCTGCCGACAGTGGCCAACTTCCAAGGACGGCGAGATCCTCTGTTGGGCCGCACGGTCGGCCGCTACCGCCTGGTGGAGAAGATCGGCGTCGGCGGGATGGGTTCGGTCTACAGAGCCGTTCACGTCGAGATCGACGATCTGACGGCGGCGGTGAAGCTGCTTTCCCAGAGCCTCAACACCAACGACCTGCACCAGCGCTTTCGCAACGAGGCGGCCATTTGCGCGCGTTTGAGCGAACGCAGCCCTTACATCGTGCAGATCTACGACTACGGCATCCTCGACGATCTCGATTTGCCGTACTTCACGATGGAGTTTCTCAAAGGCCACGCCCTCGACGACCTGGCCGGTTCGCCTTTGCCGGTCGAGCAGGTGGTGGCGATTGGGGTTCAGCTTTGCGAAGGGTTGCAGGTCGCCCACGATCTGGGAGTCGTCCACCGCGACCTCAAACCCGGCAATATCTATCTCTCCGGCGACCCCCAGTCGGGCTGGCGGGTGAAGATTCTCGATTTTGGGATTGCCAAACTGGTCAGCGACGCGATGGTCTACGGCGAGCGCAGGCAACTCACCCACGGCTATCTAGGTACACCGCGCTACTCAGCGCCGGAGCAGTTGCGCGGAGAGGCGGTGACAGTCCTGTCCGACGTCTACGGCCTCGGAATGATTCTGTACGAGCTATTTTCCGGCACCGACCCGTTCGCCCTTGTCGACCAGAGCTTCAACTCCTGGTATCACGCCCATACCGAACGGATGCCCCGCGCGATGGCCCAGGCCAATCCCTACCGGGCCGTACCGCCCGCTGTCGAGCGGGTCGTACTTGCCTGCCTGCAAAAAGATCCCCGCTCCCGTCCGGCAGGCATGCGCGAAATCGCCCAACTGTTGCGCAGCGCCGTCCACAGCGAGCCTTCCCGGCCCTTGCGCCGCGACGAGACGCGCATCGCATATCCGTTGGAGTTGAACGCAAACCAGCTCGACCGGTTGCAGAAGCACCTCGCCGCGCTGATTGGACCGATCGCCCCCATCCTGATGCGCCAGGCCCAGGCGCTGGCCCAGGATGCCCAGGATCTGGTGGAAAGGCTTTCGGAGCAATTGCCCGAAAAGCAGCGGCCGAGTTTTAGCCAAAAGGCGATGGATTTGCTGGGAGCCACACCTTCGCGTCCACCTTCCACCAATCCCGGTGCAGCTCCATCCCCGGCGCTCGATCCCAATTTTGTGCAGCGCTGCGAGCGGGAGTTGGCGCACTTTGTAGGACCGATTGCCGCGCGACTGGTGCAGGTGGCTTCCCAATCGAGCCACCTCACCCAGGCGGATCTGATCGACAGGCTGGCAGCCCAGATTGGCGATCCGACCAAAGCGGCCCAGTTCCGGCGGCGGTTGTCTTAA
- a CDS encoding HAD-IA family hydrolase → MLFDAVGTLFGVRGSVGEIYSAIARTFGVKSDPEAIEKHFCVAFAARRSPNADARPWWRSVVAQTFTDTDFPDFEAYFERVWSHFATAEPWFVYPETVGVLAELRSRSLVLAVVSNFDERLYPVLEALGLRGYFQVVAISTEVGHAKPDPRLFTHALQRLGCSVDEAIHVGDSTEDVIGAKAAGIRVFKVDRSGAAGADTINSLARLLEMDYF, encoded by the coding sequence GTGCTCTTTGACGCCGTCGGTACTCTGTTCGGAGTACGCGGCTCGGTGGGCGAAATTTACAGCGCCATCGCCCGGACTTTCGGGGTCAAAAGCGATCCCGAAGCGATCGAAAAGCACTTTTGCGTGGCCTTCGCCGCCCGTCGGTCCCCGAACGCCGATGCGCGGCCCTGGTGGCGCTCCGTGGTGGCCCAGACGTTTACCGACACCGATTTTCCCGATTTCGAGGCTTACTTCGAGCGGGTCTGGAGTCACTTCGCCACTGCCGAGCCCTGGTTTGTCTACCCGGAGACCGTCGGTGTGCTCGCCGAACTGCGTTCGCGCAGTCTGGTCCTCGCAGTGGTCTCCAACTTCGACGAGCGGCTTTACCCGGTTCTAGAAGCGCTTGGGCTACGCGGTTATTTTCAGGTGGTGGCCATCTCTACCGAGGTGGGCCACGCCAAGCCCGACCCGCGCCTTTTTACCCACGCTCTGCAGCGGCTGGGTTGTTCAGTCGACGAAGCCATCCACGTCGGCGACTCGACCGAGGATGTGATCGGCGCCAAAGCAGCCGGTATCCGAGTCTTCAAAGTCGACCGCTCCGGAGCGGCCGGTGCCGACACTATCAATTCGCTCGCCAGGCTTTTGGAGATGGATTATTTCTGA
- a CDS encoding FG-GAP-like repeat-containing protein gives MGLGLAATMALLPLPARAQVSFETPRFFAAGERPYSVAVGDLDGDGDLDLAVADEYSVSVLLGNGDGSFGSAVAFPVEPNSGGPRTVAAGDFDGDGDLDLVTSNGLFSADVSVVKNNGDGTFAAPILFAAGRGPFAVVVGDFDGDGDLDVATADSGGYPFPYYFSSVSVLDNNGNGTFAAADTISLSALPVFTVAYDIAAGDFDGDGDLDLVTANGSGYAVTVLKNNGNGRFRLQESFGTADSSSASVATGDLDGDGDLDLAVLAYYGEVAVALNTGDGSFGAPLGLPAGTGLQDVVLGDIDGDGQLDIVAASTSNTVSVLLNEGNALFAPASFFPAGNFPQSVATGDFDGDGDLDLTTANFYKSVAVLLNTTSNAAPTIAAISPRFGAVDSEVTLTGTGLGAATAVKFRSEQSRLVDAEFAVVSDSEIRAVVPAGAATGLIGITSPTGKAASPTRFRVLP, from the coding sequence ATGGGTTTGGGCCTGGCGGCGACTATGGCGCTATTGCCGCTGCCTGCCCGGGCTCAAGTGAGTTTCGAAACGCCCCGGTTCTTTGCAGCGGGAGAACGGCCGTATTCGGTGGCGGTGGGCGACCTTGACGGCGACGGCGATCTGGACCTGGCGGTGGCCGATGAATACTCCGTCTCGGTGCTATTGGGCAATGGCGACGGAAGCTTCGGCAGTGCCGTCGCCTTTCCGGTAGAACCTAACTCCGGGGGGCCCCGCACGGTGGCAGCAGGGGATTTCGACGGGGACGGCGATCTGGACTTGGTCACTTCCAACGGCCTATTCTCTGCCGACGTCTCTGTAGTCAAGAACAATGGTGACGGTACATTTGCTGCGCCCATCCTGTTTGCTGCCGGACGCGGCCCTTTTGCGGTAGTGGTAGGCGATTTCGACGGCGACGGGGATCTCGACGTGGCCACAGCCGACAGTGGCGGTTATCCGTTTCCTTATTACTTCAGCAGCGTCTCGGTGCTCGACAACAACGGTAACGGCACTTTTGCCGCCGCGGACACGATTAGCTTGAGTGCACTGCCAGTTTTCACGGTCGCCTACGACATTGCCGCGGGCGATTTTGACGGCGACGGAGATCTCGACCTGGTGACGGCCAATGGTTCGGGCTACGCCGTCACGGTGCTCAAGAACAACGGCAACGGCCGCTTCAGGCTGCAGGAGAGTTTCGGGACAGCGGACAGCAGTTCGGCCTCCGTGGCCACGGGAGATCTAGATGGTGACGGCGATTTGGATCTGGCGGTGCTTGCTTACTACGGTGAAGTAGCGGTGGCGTTGAACACGGGCGACGGCAGTTTCGGAGCACCGCTCGGTTTGCCGGCAGGAACCGGTCTTCAAGACGTGGTGCTCGGGGATATCGACGGCGACGGCCAGCTGGACATCGTGGCGGCCTCCACCTCCAACACCGTCTCGGTACTGCTCAACGAAGGGAATGCCCTCTTCGCACCTGCCAGCTTCTTCCCAGCGGGCAATTTTCCGCAATCGGTGGCGACGGGCGACTTCGACGGCGACGGCGATTTGGACTTGACAACGGCCAACTTTTACAAAAGTGTTGCGGTGCTGCTGAACACCACGTCCAACGCCGCTCCGACCATAGCGGCCATCAGTCCCCGCTTCGGTGCAGTGGACAGCGAGGTCACCCTCACCGGCACCGGCCTGGGTGCCGCCACCGCCGTCAAATTCCGCAGCGAACAGTCCCGCCTGGTGGACGCCGAATTTGCGGTGGTTTCCGACAGCGAGATCCGGGCGGTGGTGCCGGCTGGAGCCGCCACGGGTCTGATTGGAATCACTTCCCCGACCGGCAAAGCGGCGAGCCCAACGCGCTTTCGCGTTCTGCCTTGA
- a CDS encoding FHA domain-containing protein, translating into MTTLCPECGTQNPEGTPYCIECGADLAQAAAQPAGPGEPSSSPSPEVSMTSSSEPLRPAAELNGAANARIASPATYLQLERAVLVHLATGERFEVPVTQSSVVIGKPNDEVNVDIDLSHLAGADIVSRIHALVREEEGDFYLEDAGSSNGTFLNGEALKPGARFRRKLQPGDTLALGKNEKIAFRFEITE; encoded by the coding sequence ATGACGACCCTGTGCCCCGAATGCGGCACCCAGAACCCCGAAGGCACGCCCTACTGCATCGAGTGCGGCGCCGATCTCGCTCAGGCGGCGGCCCAACCGGCCGGCCCCGGCGAACCGTCTTCTTCCCCATCACCGGAGGTTTCCATGACGTCTTCTTCAGAACCGCTGCGTCCCGCCGCCGAGCTGAACGGTGCCGCCAACGCGCGCATCGCTTCTCCGGCAACCTATCTGCAGTTGGAGCGGGCCGTGCTCGTTCACCTTGCCACGGGCGAGCGCTTCGAAGTGCCGGTTACCCAGTCCTCGGTGGTGATCGGCAAGCCCAACGACGAGGTGAATGTCGATATCGACCTGTCCCACCTGGCGGGCGCCGACATCGTCTCGCGCATCCACGCGCTGGTGCGCGAGGAGGAGGGCGATTTTTATCTGGAAGATGCCGGCAGCAGTAACGGCACTTTCCTCAACGGCGAAGCGCTCAAACCCGGCGCCCGCTTCCGGCGCAAACTCCAACCGGGCGACACGCTGGCGCTGGGCAAAAACGAAAAGATCGCCTTTCGCTTCGAGATCACCGAGTAG
- the kefC gene encoding glutathione-regulated potassium-efflux system protein KefC, whose amino-acid sequence MSNENLFFQAFIYLAAAVVSVPIAKRLGLGSVLGYLLAGVAIGPFVLGLVGKEGEDVMHFAEFGVVMMLFLVGLELQPSLLWRLRVPILGMGGLQVIGTALVAGAIALVFGLSWQMSLAVGLILAMSSTAIVLQTLNEKGVMKSEAGQSAFSVLLFQDIAVIPILALLPLLATGKATEVSLQAAAGDLIFVAAGGASGPTAALPAWQQALLVIALLGGIVLVGRFLMQPVFRFIASTRLREIFTATALLLVVGVALAVQAVGLSPALGTFVAGVVLAENEYRHELETDIEPFKGLLLGLFFIAVGASINFNLLFEQPLLILGLVIGLAVVKFSVLLALGQFFRLQLSQSFLFAFALAQGGEFAFVLFSFATQNRVLTPEVAEPLVAVVALSMVMTPLLMILHDRLVQPRFVLTEPEREPDAIDENENPVIIAGFGRFGQIVGRMLMANGCKVTILEVDPSQIDMLRRFGFKLFYGDATRIDLLHAAGAQQAKLLVIAIDDREKSLEMVDLVRKHFPHLKILARAIDRRHAYELIRRKVDVVERETFGSAVEMGVGALKLLGERSYRAQRIASTFKANDEKMLYEMAELEEEERLVAVRSRRQAEELERVLRAEDRELTRDVERAWDVSDLRKEA is encoded by the coding sequence GTGTCTAACGAAAACTTATTCTTTCAGGCGTTTATTTATCTGGCCGCCGCGGTGGTCTCGGTGCCGATCGCCAAGCGCCTCGGGCTCGGCTCGGTGTTGGGCTATCTGCTCGCCGGGGTGGCCATCGGCCCGTTCGTGCTGGGCCTCGTCGGCAAAGAAGGAGAAGACGTCATGCACTTCGCCGAATTTGGCGTCGTCATGATGCTCTTTCTGGTGGGTCTTGAGTTGCAGCCCTCGCTGCTGTGGCGCCTGCGCGTGCCGATCCTGGGCATGGGCGGGCTGCAGGTGATCGGGACGGCTCTGGTGGCGGGAGCGATTGCCCTGGTGTTCGGCCTGTCCTGGCAGATGTCCCTGGCGGTCGGCCTCATCCTGGCGATGTCCTCGACGGCCATCGTGCTGCAGACGCTCAACGAAAAAGGGGTAATGAAGAGCGAGGCCGGACAATCGGCCTTTTCGGTGCTGCTGTTTCAAGACATTGCCGTGATCCCGATCCTGGCCCTGCTGCCGCTGCTGGCCACCGGCAAGGCTACCGAGGTGAGCCTGCAGGCCGCCGCGGGCGATCTTATTTTTGTCGCCGCCGGGGGAGCCTCCGGCCCTACGGCGGCTCTGCCCGCCTGGCAGCAGGCGCTGTTGGTGATTGCCCTGTTGGGCGGCATCGTGCTGGTGGGTAGATTTTTGATGCAACCGGTTTTTCGCTTCATCGCTTCGACCCGCCTGCGCGAAATTTTCACCGCCACGGCGCTCCTGCTGGTGGTGGGTGTGGCCCTCGCGGTGCAGGCGGTCGGTCTCTCGCCCGCCCTCGGTACCTTTGTGGCCGGGGTGGTGCTCGCCGAAAACGAGTACCGCCACGAACTGGAAACCGACATCGAACCATTTAAGGGTCTACTGCTCGGCCTGTTCTTTATTGCCGTGGGGGCGAGCATCAACTTCAATTTGCTCTTCGAGCAACCGCTGCTGATTCTTGGTCTAGTGATCGGCCTTGCGGTGGTGAAGTTTTCGGTGCTGCTGGCGCTCGGCCAATTTTTTCGTTTGCAGCTGAGCCAGAGCTTTTTGTTTGCCTTTGCCCTGGCGCAGGGGGGCGAATTTGCCTTCGTGCTCTTTTCTTTTGCCACCCAAAACCGGGTGCTCACCCCGGAGGTAGCCGAACCGCTCGTGGCGGTGGTGGCGCTGTCGATGGTGATGACGCCGCTGTTGATGATCCTGCACGACCGGTTGGTGCAGCCGCGCTTTGTCTTGACGGAGCCCGAGCGTGAACCGGACGCCATCGACGAGAACGAAAACCCGGTGATCATCGCCGGTTTCGGCCGCTTCGGACAGATTGTCGGCCGCATGTTGATGGCCAACGGCTGCAAAGTGACCATCCTCGAAGTCGATCCCAGCCAGATAGACATGCTGCGCCGCTTCGGCTTCAAGCTCTTTTACGGCGACGCCACCCGCATCGACCTGCTGCACGCGGCCGGGGCGCAGCAGGCGAAGCTGCTGGTGATCGCCATCGACGATCGCGAAAAATCGCTGGAGATGGTCGACCTGGTGCGCAAGCATTTTCCGCACCTGAAGATCCTCGCTCGGGCCATCGACCGCCGCCACGCCTACGAACTCATCCGGCGCAAAGTCGATGTGGTCGAACGCGAGACGTTCGGCTCCGCCGTGGAGATGGGCGTGGGGGCTTTGAAATTGTTGGGCGAGCGCTCCTACCGGGCGCAACGGATCGCGAGCACCTTCAAAGCCAACGACGAAAAGATGCTCTACGAGATGGCCGAACTGGAGGAAGAAGAAAGGCTCGTGGCGGTCCGCTCGCGCCGGCAGGCCGAGGAACTGGAGCGGGTGCTGCGGGCGGAGGATCGCGAACTGACCCGCGATGTCGAGCGCGCCTGGGATGTGTCGGACTTGCGCAAAGAAGCTTAG